In Scyliorhinus canicula chromosome 27, sScyCan1.1, whole genome shotgun sequence, the following proteins share a genomic window:
- the LOC119958004 gene encoding forkhead box protein A2-like — protein sequence MLGSVKMESHEVADWNTLYSDPGEMYPVASSMNPSLGSMNTINSYMSMNSIGSVGNLSPASLNMSYTNLNPPLSVLPGPVSTMANGLSSMQSSMSPGVGPGGGQTAPINSLSPYQPMSQALGSLALSPALNRGKELKPYRRNFSHAKPPYSYISLITMAIQQASNKMLTLNEIYQWIMDLFPYYRENQQRWQNSIRHSLSFNDCFVKVPRSPDKPGKGSYWTLHPDSGNMFENGCYLRRQKRFKCQKEKLLSRPPLEPGVKGLESGVEGKDSSPSSEDTGSSRSDTSPGSEEQRTLTELGCHRADNPSSVSGPSPSPAAMHQNMVHHLLPPAVQHLPDLQNELKMDPHYSFNHPFSITNLMSSQQPHKMDLKLYDQPVHYNNTYNTLLGKSGFETPAAMNDPGSYYQVMYNRSILNAS from the exons ATGTTGGGCTCAGTGAAGATGGAATCTCATGAAGTTGCTGACTGGAACACTTTGTATTCAGACCCGGGAGAG ATGTATCCTGTGGCGAGCAGTATGAATCCCAGTCTGGGCTCCATGAACACAATCAACAGTTACATGAGCATGAATTCCATAGGCTCCGTTGGAAATCTTTCTCCTGCCTCACTCAACATGTCCTACACCAACCTAAACCCACCCCTCTCAGTCTTACCAGGCCCAGTCAGCACGATGGCCAATGGACTTTCATCCATGCAAAGCTCCATGAGCCCCGGTGTTGGGCCTGGTGGAGGCCAGACTGCCCCCATCAACTCGCTGTCCCCGTATCAGCCCATGAGCCAAGCCCTGGGCTCCCTGGCCTTATCGCCAGCATTGAACAGGGGGAAGGAATTGAAGCCATACCGTCGGAATTTCAGCCATGCCAAGCCACCTTACTCCTACATCTCCCTGATCACCATGGCCATCCAGCAGGCCTCCAACAAGATGCTAACCTTGAATGAGATCTACCAGTGGATCATGGATCTCTTCCCGTACTACAGGGAGAACCAACAGCGATGGCAGAATTCCATTCGCCACTCCCTCTCGTTTAACGACTGTTTTGTGAAGGTGCCTCGGTCCCCGGACAAACCCGGCAAAGGCTCCTACTGGACCCTGCACCCGGACTCGGGGAACATGTTTGAGAATGGGTGCTACCTCCGCCGCCAGAAACGCTTCAAGTGCCAGAAGGAGAAGCTCTTGTCCCGTCCGCCCCTGGAACCGGGCGTCAAGGGGTTGGAGAGCGGGGTCGAGGGAAAGGACTCCAGTCCCAGCTCAGAGGATACTGGGTCCAGTCGGTCTGACACCTCCCCGGGTTCTGAGGAGCAGAGGACCCTCACCGAGCTCGGGTGTCACCGGGCGGACAACCCGTCTTCCGTTTCCGGACCCTCGCCATCCCCGGCTGCCATGCACCAAAATATGGTCCATCATCTCCTCCCGCCGGCGGTGCAGCATCTTCCCGACCTCCAGAATGAGCTGAAGATGGACCCTCACTACAGCTTCAACCATCCATTCTCAATCACCAACCTGATGTCCTCTCAGCAGCCCCACAAGATGGACTTGAAGCTCTACGACCAGCCCGTCCACTACAACAACACGTACAACACCCTGCTCGGCAAAAGCGGCTTCGAGACACCGGCTGCGATGAACGATCCCGGCTCCTATTACCAGGTGATGTACAACAGGTCAATCCTCAACGCTTCCTAA